The Oncorhynchus nerka isolate Pitt River linkage group LG12, Oner_Uvic_2.0, whole genome shotgun sequence genome includes a region encoding these proteins:
- the gnpnat1 gene encoding glucosamine 6-phosphate N-acetyltransferase: MSPACGMLLDETPLFEPALLQELDWSSKTVSFSPPISPSQPGEGLVLRPLCTADFNRGFYKVLSQLTTAGDVTPEQFIKTFEHMKKTGDYYVIVVEDTNLGQIVATATLITEHKFIHSCAKRGRVEEVVVSDVCRGKQLGKLLVSTLTLLSKKLDCYKITLECAPKNVAFYTKFSYSASDETYMQCRFLD; encoded by the exons ATGTCACC agcctGTGGGATGCTGCTGGATGAGACCCCACTATTCGAGCCAGCTCTGCTCCAGGAGCTGGACTGGAGTAGCAAGACAgtgtccttctctcccccaatCTCCCCCTCCCAGCCTGGGGAAGGTCTGGTCCTCAGGCCCCTCTGCACAGCTGACTTCAACAGGG gattctacaaggtgttatCCCAACTCACAACTGCAGGGGATGTTACGCCAGAGCAGTTTATTA AGACATTTGAGCACATGAAAAAGACTGGGGACTACTATGTCATCGTGGTGGAGGACACAAACCTGGGACAGATTGTTGCCACGGCCACATTGATCACAGAGCACAAATTCATTCATTCCTGTGCAAAG agaggaagggtggaggaggtggttgTCAGTGACGTGTGCCGGGGAAAACAGCTGGGGAAACT GTTAGTGTCGACCCTGACTCTCCTCAGCAAAAAACTAGATTGCTATAAAATAACATTGGAATGTGCACCCAAGAACGTGGCCTTCTACACAAAGTTTAGCTACTCCGCATCAGACGAGACTTACATGCAGTGTCGGTTCCTTGATTGA